The Megalopta genalis isolate 19385.01 unplaced genomic scaffold, iyMegGena1_principal scaffold0373, whole genome shotgun sequence genome has a window encoding:
- the LOC117227701 gene encoding uncharacterized protein LOC117227701: MQEYLDLGHMSEDTDPNNNHGFFLPHHAVVKETSMTTKLRVVFDGSAKTDTGVSLNETLMVGPTIQEDLFSHILRFRLHNYVLTGDIEKMYRQFLLREEDRKFQRVIWTNPRGEVKTFKLNTVTFGLSPAPFLATRCLQQLAEDEGHRFKYAGHIVRRDLYVDDLLTGAATVEETISIRDEVIDLLHHAGLNIRQWASNCPTILQGLPEGSVNVKLEAHDDKTLKTLGVAWNSLEDSIVYSVTPIAVDTRVTKRTILSNIAKIFDPLGLLGPVIITAKLIMQKLWQIKLDWDESVPHNIHSTWVNYCSQLNLLNNMAFPRPILLSDVAATQLHGFCDASEIGYGACIYLRSSNANGQIQSRLLCAKSRVAPLKSVTLPRLELCGAQLLVKLYATVLNSIHVRIDQTIFCPDSTITLHWINSSPHLLKAFVANRVSDIQTKTSSNMWRHVLSKDNPADALSRGQLPVEFIQNSVWKHGPSWLSQDESFWPQLKLPSLDMLPEIRSKTCLLTTTAASCEILQRYSSITKLQRIVAYCLRFKPDNRFKGPVSAEELNTANKTILRLTQRECFAEEMQDLSQGRRVHRKSKLNMLDPFLDRDGVIRVGGRLKHADIPYSQQHPIVLPKSHHLTTLILRNEHLRSMHAGVQATLYSTRQRYWPLDGRNQTRKVIRQCIKCFRANPPNTECMMGDLPKARVNEDRPFNNVGVDYCGPFFVKEKKFRNRNRIKVYVAVFVCLAVMAVHLELVSDMTTDGFLAALRRFTARRGKCHAIYSDNGTNFVGANRELKEIHQLLSSQDHQRKVDAYLTNEGINWHFIPPRSPNFGGLWEAAVKSFKHHMRRVIANELLTFEELNTFIIEIEAILNSRPLTPLSSDPNDLCALTPGHFLIGSALNTLPQVDFTTTPSNKLSIWQHLQKLKRDFWAR, encoded by the coding sequence ATGCAAGAGTATCTGGATCTCGGTCACATGTCCGAAGACACTGACCCAAACAACAACCATGGGTTTTTCCTGCCTCATCATGCAGTCGTGAAGGAAACCAGCATGACTACCAAACTTCGTGTAGTCTTCGACGGTTCGGCAAAAACCGACACAGGGGTTTCTCTCAATGAAACTCTCATGGTCGGACCAACCATTCAGGAGGATCTTTTCTCGCATATTCTTCGGTTTCGACTTCACAATTACGTCCTTACCGGAGATATCGAGAAAATGTATCGGCAGTTCCTTCTACGCGAGGAAGACAGGAAATTTCAACGGGTCATCTGGACCAATCCAAGAGGCGAAGTGAAAACCTTCAAACTCAACACCGTCACCTTCGGTTTATCTCCGGCTCCATTTCTAGCCACACGATGTCTTCAACAACTTGCCGAAGACGAAGGACATCGATTCAAGTATGCGGGACACATCGTGAGACGCGACTTGTACGTTGACGACCTGTTGACCGGAGCAGCCACCGTAGAAGAGACCATCAGCATCCGGGACGAAGTTATCGACTTGTTGCATCACGCAGGTCTTAACATTCGTCAATGGGCATCAAACTGTCCCACCATCCTTCAAGGACTTCCGGAAGGCAGTGTCAACGTCAAGCTCGAAGCCCACGATGACAAAACATTGAAGACTCTCGGCGTGGCATGGAATTCCCTCGAAGATTCCATAGTCTACTCAGTGACACCGATCGCTGTCGATACGAGAGTCACCAAGAGGACGATTCTCTCTAACATTGCCAAAATTTTTGATCCACTGGGATTACTTGGTCCAGTTATCATCACTGCCAAGCTGATCATGCAAAAATTGTGGCAAATCAAATTGGATTGGGATGAATCCGTTCCTCACAACATACATTCCACGTGGGTAAATTATTGCTCACAACTCAACCTATTGAACAACATGGCCTTCCCACGACCAATTCTTCTGTCGGACGTCGCAGCCACTCAACTCCATGGATTTTGCGACGCCAGCGAGATTGGCTATGGAGCGTGCATTTATCTGCGATCCAGCAATGCCAACGGCCAAATTCAATCCAGATTGTTGTGTGCAAAATCTCGTGTAGCTCCTCTCAAGTCAGTCACCTTACCACGCCTCGAGCTCTGCGGCGCACAATTATTGGTCAAATTGTATGCCACCGTTCTTAATTCAATTCACGTGAGAATTGACCAAACCATATTCTGTCCCGATTCAACCATCACCCTCCATTGGATCAACTCTTCCCCACACTTGCTGAAAGCATTTGTAGCGAATCGAGTTTCCGATATCCAAACGAAGACATCGAGCAATATGTGGAGACACGTGCTGTCTAAGGACAATCCTGCCGATGCTTTATCACGCGGTCAACTGCCCGTTGAGTTTATCCAAAACTCCGTTTGGAAACACGGTCCAAGTTGGCTATCGCAAGACGAATCTTTCTGGCCTCAGCTCAAACTCCCTTCCTTGGACATGCTACCGGAAATCAGAAGCAAAACATGTCTACTCACAACGACAGCAGCTTCGTGTGAGATACTGCAGCGGTATTCATCGATCACCAAATTGCAACGAATCGTTGCATACTGCCTTCGATTCAAACCGGACAACCGCTTCAAGGGACCTGTGTCAGCCGAGGAATTGAACACTGCCAACAAAACCATACTCCGTTTGACACAACGAGAATGCTTCGCCGAAGAGATGCAAGATTTATCTCAAGGTCGCAGGGTTCACCGCAAGAGCAAACTCAACATGCTCGACCCATTCCTCGATCGAGACGGCGTCATCCGAGTGGGAGGACGTTTGAAGCATGCAGACATCCCATATTCCCAACAACATCCGATCGTGCTTCCCAAATCGCACCATTTGACAACGCTCATTTTGCGAAACGAACATTTACGCAGCATGCACGCTGGTGTCCAAGCCACGCTGTACAGTACCCGACAACGATACTGGCCCCTCGATGGCAGAAACCAAACAAGGAAGGTCATCCGCCAGTGTATCAAATGCTTCCGTGCAAATCCACCAAACACAGAATGCATGATGGGAGATCTGCCAAAAGCTCGCGTCAACGAAGATCGACCATTCAACAACGTCGGGGTCGACTACTGCGGTCCTTTCTTCGTCAAGGAGAAGAAGTTCCGTAACAGAAACCGAATCAAGGTCTACGTCGCTGTCTTTGTATGCCTCGCTGTGATGGCAGTACACCTGGAGCTAGTCAGCGACATGACCACCGATGGCTTCCTGGCAGCCTTACGTCGATTCACTGCTCGACGAGGGAAATGTCACGCCATCTATTCCGATAACGGAACGAATTTCGTTGGAGCAAATAGAGAGCTCAAAGAAATTCATCAACTGCTGAGTTCACAGGATCATCAACGCAAAGTGGATGCCTACTTGACCAACGAAGGGATCAACTGGCATTTCATTCCACCAAGGTCACCAAACTTCGGAGGTTTATGGGAAGCGGCAGTGAAGTCGTTCAAACACCACATGAGACGAGTGATAGCCAACGAATTGCTGACTTTCGAAGAACTCAACACCTTCATCATCGAAATCGAAGCAATTCTCAACTCAAGGCCTCTCACTCCATTGTCTTCGGATCCGAACGATCTTTGTGCTCTAACTCCAGGACATTTCTTAATCGGCAGCGCACTCAACACATTACCGCAGGTCGACTTCACAACCACTCCATCGAACAAACTCTCCATCTGGCAACATCTCCAGAAACTCAAACGTGATTTTTGGGCGAGATGA